GGGCGCGCCGGGGAGGAAGAGGAAGAGAGCGAGATGGATCCGGGCGAGCTCGACGTCGTGTTCTACGACGAGCCGATCCTGCCCTTCGACGAGATCGCCCGCGAGCAGGTCCTGATGGCGCTCCCGATGAAGCCCCTGTGCCGCGAGGACTGCCGCGGCCTGTGTCCGCAATGCGGCAAGGACTGGAACGTCGCCGAATGCTCCTGTGAAAGCCCGGTCGATCCGCGGCTGGAAGTGCTGAAGAATCTGAAACAAGAGGTCTGACGATGCCGAATCCGAAACACCGCCACAGCAAGGCGCGCCGCGACAAGCGCCGCGCCCACGACTTCCTGGCCGCTCCGGCGATGTCCGAGTGTCCGAACTGCCACGAGGCCAAGCTTCCCCACCGGGTGTGCCCGCACTGCGGCCACTACAAGGGGAAGGAAGTCATCGACGTCAAGAACGTCTGACGGCATCGCCCTCCCGATGAAGATCGCGGTCGATGCCATGGGCGGAGACCACGCTCCCGACGTGAACGTCGACGGAGCGATAGCGGCCGCCCGCGAATACGGAGTTTCGACGATCCTCGTGGGACAACGGGCGAAGATCGCCCCCCTGCTCGAGGGGAAGGACACGGGGGGCGTTTCGATCGACGTCGTCGAGGCTCCCGAAGTGATCGGCATGGACGAACCCGCGGTCGCGGCCGTCCGGAAGAAACGCTTCTCGTCGATCCGCGTCGCGGCCGGCCTCGTCCGCGAGGGAAAGGCCGACGGCCTGGTCTCGGCCGGCCACACCGGCGCGGCGATGGTCTGCGCCAAGATGGTGATCGGGACGATCGAAGGGGTCGACCGCCCGGCGCTCGCGGCGATCATCCCGACGGTGTCCGGCTTCTGCCTTCTCCTGGACGTCGGGGCGAATCCCGAGTGCAAGAACCACAACTTCCGCGAATTCGCCGTGATGGGCCATCTGTACGCTCAGCTCCTCTTCGGCATGAGCGCCCCGCGGATCGGGCTGATGTCGATCGGAGAGGAGGACACGAAGGGAACCGACCGGACGAAGGAAGCCTTCAAGGTCCTGAAGGAAACCGGGCTGAACTTCATCGGAAACGTCGAGGGAAACGACGTCTTCAACGGGCGATGCGACGTGATCGTCACCGACGGATTCACCGGGAACGTGCTGCTCAAGGCTTCGGAATCGCTCGCCGAGATGATCCAGAAGTCGCTCCGCGAGGAGATCACGAAGTCGGCGAAGGCGTCGATCGGGTTCCTGCTCTCGAAGTCGGCTTTCCGCGCGTTCAAGGCGCGCATCGACTACTCGGAGTACGGCGGCGCTCCGCTCCTGGGCGTCAAGAAGTGCTGCATCATCGGACACGGGCGCTCCTCCGCCAAAGCGATCAAGAACGCGATCCGCCTCGCCGCCGAGTTCTCGCGCAAGCGGATGTCGGAGCGCATCCAGGAATCGATCGCGGATCTGCATTCGCGCGAGCAGTCGCTGCTCGCGAAGTCGTAGCCGCGGACGCCCATCCGCGGGGACGGCCGAGGATCGCCCCGCCTGGTACATAATCGCCCGATATGTTGAGAGCAAAGGTTGTG
This genomic interval from Thermoanaerobaculia bacterium contains the following:
- the rpmF gene encoding 50S ribosomal protein L32: MPNPKHRHSKARRDKRRAHDFLAAPAMSECPNCHEAKLPHRVCPHCGHYKGKEVIDVKNV
- the plsX gene encoding phosphate acyltransferase PlsX produces the protein MKIAVDAMGGDHAPDVNVDGAIAAAREYGVSTILVGQRAKIAPLLEGKDTGGVSIDVVEAPEVIGMDEPAVAAVRKKRFSSIRVAAGLVREGKADGLVSAGHTGAAMVCAKMVIGTIEGVDRPALAAIIPTVSGFCLLLDVGANPECKNHNFREFAVMGHLYAQLLFGMSAPRIGLMSIGEEDTKGTDRTKEAFKVLKETGLNFIGNVEGNDVFNGRCDVIVTDGFTGNVLLKASESLAEMIQKSLREEITKSAKASIGFLLSKSAFRAFKARIDYSEYGGAPLLGVKKCCIIGHGRSSAKAIKNAIRLAAEFSRKRMSERIQESIADLHSREQSLLAKS